Part of the Salvelinus fontinalis isolate EN_2023a unplaced genomic scaffold, ASM2944872v1 scaffold_0046, whole genome shotgun sequence genome is shown below.
GACCTGAGGGGAGCAGAAGTGGACATTTATCAAAGAAATATGTAAATGGACCCTTTTAAGCCGTGTTTTTATTTAATGTTTTTATCtttaactttttattttagttgtttttattaatttatttacgttatttatgatgttataatgtgaAGTGCATTGTATTGCTACTTTTGTCCAATATGTGCTATACAACGAAGtgggattgattgattaattaattgattgattgattgatctatGGATTGACCTTCTCGAAGTTGTGCAGGCCCCCGATGGTCTTGGCGGAGGCGTAGGTGAAGGTGAGCCCCAGGACCACCGCCGAGAGAAACACCCTGTACTTGGTGTCCTTCAGCTGGCCGTAGGAAAGAGGGAAAAGGACCGCCACGAACCGATCCAAACAGATACAGGACAGGAACAGAGGACCGCTGGTGTCCTGGACGAGAAGAATGTGGAgaaaaaggaggaggagaaggaggaggaggagaataggaaggaggaagaggaggaggaggaggagaataggaAGGAGGAGGATAAtatgaaggagggggaggagttgGAGAataggaaggaggaagagaaggaggaggaggaggagaataggaaggaggaggaggaggtggagaaaaaCAAGGTTACTTATTGTCAAATGTCACAGATGAGATGTTACTTACAAAATAATGgccctctattccctatatagtgcactacttttgaccagagcccaacaAGCACTATGGAGGCAATTGAGTCTCAATTTGGATGCTACCTCTACGACatatattccctacatagtgtacttcttttgaccagggcccatatgggtGTCCATGGGGGTGTCCATGGGGGTGTCCATATGGATGTCTATAGGGGTGTCTATAGGGGTGTCCATATGGGTGTCTATAGGGGTGTCCATAGGGGCGTCCATAGGGGTGTCAATAGGGGTGTCCATATGGGTGTCTATAGTGGTGTCCATATGGGTGTCTATAGGGGTGTCTATAGGGGTGTCCATAGGGGTGTCTATATGGGTGTCCATAAGGGTGTCCATAGGGGTGTCTATAGGGGTGTCCATGGGGGTGTCCATATGGATGTCTATAGGGGTGTCCATGGGGTGTCCATAGGGGTGTCTATATGGGGTCTCCATGGGGGGGTCCATAGGGGTGTCTATATGGGGTCTCCATGGGGGGTCCATAGGGGTGTCTATAGGGGTGTCCATATGGGTGTCTATAGGGGTGTCTATATGGGTGTCCATAGGGGTGTCCATATGGGTGTCCATGGGGGTGGCCATATGAGTGTCTATAGGGGTCTCCATGGGGGTGTCCATATGGGTGTCCATAGGGGTGTCCATATGGGTGTCCATAGGGGTGTCCATATGGGTGTCCATGGGGGTGGCCATATGAGTGTCTATAGGGGTCTCCATGGGGGTGTCTATATGGGTGTCCATAGGGGTGTCCATATGGGTGTCCATAGGGGTGTCCATGGGGGTGTCTATATGGGTGTCCATAGGGGTGTCCATATGGGTGTCCATAGGGGTGTCTATAGGGGTGTCCATATGGGTGTCTATAGTGGTGTCCATATGGGTGTCTATAGGGGTGTCTATAGGGGTGTCCATAGGGGTGTCCATATGGGTGTCTATAGGGGTGTCCATAGGGGTGTCTATATGGGTGTCCATAAGGGTGTCCATAGGGGTGTCCATGGGGGTGTCCATATGGATGTATATAGGGGTGTCCATGGGGGTGTCCATAGGGGTGTCTATATGGGGTCTCCATGGGGGGGTCCATAGGGGTGTCTATATGGGGTCTCCATGGGGGGTCCATAGGGGTGTCTATAGGGGTGTCCATATGGGTGTCTATAGGGGTGTCTATATGGGTGTCCATAGGGGTGTCCATATGGGTGTTTATGGGGGTGGCCATATGAGTGTCTATAGGGCTCTCCATGGGGGTGTCTATATGGGTGTCCATAGGGGTGTCCATATGGGTGTCCATAGGGGTGTCCATGGGGGTGTCTATATGGGTGTCCATAGGGGTGTCCATATGGGTGTCCATAGGGGTGTCTATAGGGGTGTCTATAGGGGTGTCCATATGGGTGTCTATATGGATGTCCATGGGGGTGTCCATAGGGGTGTCTATATGGGTGTCCATAGGGGTGTCCATATGGGTGTCCATAGGGGTGTCTATAGGGGTGTCCATAGGGGTGTCCATATGGGTGTCTATAGGGGTGTCTATATGGGTGTCTATAGGGGTGGGGTCAAAAGTAGTATGCTATGTAACAGGGTACAATTTCAGACACTGAAATTCCAGAATCCGAATACTAAATTCTCCTTTATCCTATAGCCCTGCACCTTGACGCCGAAGGAGAACATGAGAGCGGACCAGACATCCTTGCTGTTCCAGTAGTAGATGTTCAGATAGCTGAAGGGGACCATGATGCCAAAGTAAGCGTCCATGAAGGCCAGACAGCCCAGGAAGATGTCTGAGGAGGACGGCTCCTTGCGGTTACGGAACAGAATCACCATGACTAACACAAGGCAAGACAACCATGTTATTAGCTAGTTTCACCATCCATCAGAGACAGAAATTAGTTTTTTTTCTCTGCTCCCGACACCCAAAATATAAACACACTGGAAGGAGTATAGGGTCAGGGGTCAATTCCCTGGAGTTATGTAAATATAAACACACTGGAAGGAGTATAGGGTCAGGGGTCAATACCCTTGAGTTATGTAAATATAAACACACTGGAAGGATTATAGGGTCAGGGGTCAATACCCTGGAGTTATGTAAATATAAACACACTGGAAGGAGTATAGGGTCAGGGGTCAATACCCTGGAGTTATGTAAATATAAACACACTGGAAGGAGTATAGGGTCAGGGGTCAATACCCTGGAGTTATGTAAATATTAAGAGCCTCGCTGAAAGACACAATGGTACAAGATAGTTCCTGGGATTGGAATCAACAGCCTTATGGCTACTGGTGGACATCTCTCACCTCTGTAACCTCTGGGCTACCTACCTACTGGTGGACGGCTCTCACCTCTGTAACCTCTGGGCTACCTACCTACTGGTGGACGGCTCTCACCTCTGTAACCTCTGGGCTACCTACCTACTGGTGGACGGCTCTCACCTCTGTAACCTCTGGGCTACCTACCTACTGGTGGACGGCTCTCACCTCTGTAACCTCTGGGCTACCTACCTAAGATGTTAGCGGGGAGTCCCAGGAACACGTTGAAGGTCTGAACAGACAGGTCGAAGAGGATCCCTGACACATTCTCCTCGCACCCATTAAACACACTGAAGGGTTTGACCGTAGCGTTGGTCATGAGGTCAGTAACAGTACTGTTGTTCATGGGGTTGAGAGCAGTGGGGAGGCTGGTGGTGTTGAGTGATGGATATGGAATGAGAGGATCCTCCATGGTTTACTTTACACAccgcagaggtcagaggtcagattaAACAAGACTGATGGAgatgaaaaaaaaataataataaaagtgGAGGAAAAAAGCGATTTAAAGATACACAGACACTTATTAATGAATGTATTTATGAATTGATCTTGTATATACATAATACATTATTACTAAAGGGTTAAATTGAACAGGAGTGATGGGTAACCACTAATAGATATACAGACTGGCAGTTAAAAGTAAACCTTCATGAATAATCAACGTAATGCATAAATTATCCATCAACTGTCCATAGTAAAATCTAATTTAGATGGCTAATTTAGATATGTTAATCTCCAAAGTCCTAGTTTAACCTTATAGTGGAGAACTGACCCACAACTAATGAATTAAGCATCACTGAGTATGCTTCTATTTGCCAATGTCTTCATGTCCAATATATCTTTATATATATAGTCCCCTTTAACATCATGGTTTATGTAGCACCTTATTCCATGCTTTAAAgggccagtgcagtcaaaattctgttttttctgtgtttttgtatcatattgtaccccagctgatgaaactaacactgtaaaagggTTAACAGATGTATTAGTGATATTTTCTAGTAGTTGCTGGTAGAAAATACTATCTACCTTTTTATCAGCAGGTTTCagcttgcctggtgacatcaccaggcggtatgAGTTGTACTAGACCGGTgacaaagagagttccaaacctcatTCAGACCACTCGACCTCATTCAGACCACTCGGCCTCATTCAGACCACTCGACCTCATTCAGACCACTCAACCTCATTCAGACCACTCGACCTCATTCAGACCACTCGGCCTCATTCAGACCACTCAGCCTCGTTCAGACCACTCAGCCTCATTCAGACCACTCAGCCTCATTCAGACCACTCAGCCTCATTCAGACCACTCAGCCTCATTCAGACCACTCAGCCTCATTCAGACCACTCAACCTCATTCAGACCACTCAACATCCTTCAGACCACTCAACCTCATTCAGACCACTCAACCTCATTCAGACCACTCAACCTCATTCAGACCACTCAGCCTCATTCAGACCACTCAGCCTCATTCAGACCACTCAGCCTCATTCAGACCACTCAACCTCATTCAGACCACTCAGTCTCATTCAGACCACTCAACCTCATTCAGACCACTCAACCTCCTTCAGACCACTCAGCCTCATTCAGACCACTCAGCCTCATTCAGACCACTCGACCTCATTCAGACCACTCGACCTCATTCAGACCACTCGACCTCATTCAGAACCCTCGACCTCATTCAGACCACTCGACCTCATTCAGACCACTCAACCTCATTCAGACCACTCAACCTcattcagaccactcccagacagtccaagcaaaattattgcttgaatttttgttgttgttgctagaaAGCTATTTTTGTACATTTTGGACCAATATTAATGTAAAACTATTACAGGAAGGTAGTTAATTGTTACTCAGaaaggatttgatattgagataaaaacgtctgcattggacctttaaaggaCCAACCCGGAGTTGATTCCTCCCTTCTTTGGACCgttaaatgaatgatatatagccattgattctcgCAGAATAACATTGATAAATTCCTCATGAGCTCAGTTCagctgtcataccccatcagaacctcaAAATATAACctggttttactccaatgtttgtaaacagagTAAATGTAAACACTGTATAGACACAAAAcacggttaaaactataatgttgatatcatggatggtcagtccttgtaccCATAGCTCTGTCTGTGAATTTGAGAGTGGCTATATTTCTCAAACCCCATCCCTCACCTGTTTACCAAAACAAGTGGCTGGGtgtcgctttgttattgtttcaactgcggtCTGACCCTTTAATGGAACGTTCCTTCCCAGCCAGTGTTCTCATAATGAAGCCCAGAGTCTCAGCTGAGCTGCAGTACGTGTGGACCTCTGTGTCACGATCCTCTTCAgtcacacagacagctgataaacAGCACACAGTCCTCCCTGCAGGCTATTGTTCTGTTATTCTGGCTCTACCAAGGAGCCCTCTGTGGAACTGACAGTCTCCAATGACACGCTAGAACACTTTAGAGAGCTGAAACGATGTGTAAACTGTGCGTACAGGGAACTGTTCTGTTATTCTGGCTCAATTAGGGACTATAGGGAAGGTTTCTCTTTACCCAGACTGGATGTTCTCTGGAGAGGTAAACTGTGTGCACAGGGAATACACCCTCGCCTGAGGACTACTGGGAGACGAGGACTGCCCCTATTGCACCTGGATAAAAGGTTTCCAACAGATTTTGGGAAGGCAGTATCGATGCTGCTCCAACAGATCTGGAGAAGGCAGTATCGATGCTGCTCCAACAGATCTGGAGAAGGCAGTATCGATGCTGCTCCAACAGATCTGGAGAAGGCAGTATCGATGCTGCTCCAACAGATCTGGAGAAGGCAGTATCAATGCTACTCCAACAGGTCTGGGGAAGGCAGTATCGATGCTACTccaacagatctggggaaggcagTATCGATGCTACTctaacagatctggggaaggcagTATCGATGCTGCTCCAACAGATCTGGAGAAGGCAGTATCGATGCTACTCTAACAGGTCTGGGGAAGGCAGTATCGATGCTACTctaacagatctggggaaggcagCATCGATGCTGTTccaacagatctggggaaggcagTAGCGATACTACTCCAACATGTCGACGATACTGTAACTTAGCTATCCACTACACACATACCTTTGATGTGTCTTTTGCTGTAAAGTCCATATTCAGTACCAGGCTCTTCAGCTTTGATAACCTGCTGTAAAGTCCATATTCAGTACCAGGCTCTTCAGCAGCTTTGATAACCTGCTGTAAAGTCCATATACAGTTCCAGGCTCTTCAGCTTGAATAACCTGCTGTAGGCCTCACAGCTCAGCTTCTCCTTCCCCCTTTAGTCTCCCTGTTAGAAGCATTATGCATCTAATTTGTTTCAAGGAGGCACTTATAGCCAAATGTAAAATCTATTAAATTCTGTGTAGAAGAAAGTGATGGGTATATTTCTATCCAACAAATGGCATGAGCCCCCTCATATTCAATGGGCGTAACACCTATGTTATGCTCCCTGTATGGAGCCACTTCAGGGCCAACAGAAATTGTATTTGAATTCCACCATTTTGAATTTGTATTAAGATGTACCCTTaaaatttcatttatttttttttatgcaCAAATTGAATGATTTAATTCATCAAATTAAACTTGTATTTCATGTTTAAAAACTGAATTGAATTAATAATGCGTTCagtttttgtcacgccctggccttagtattatttgttttctttattattttagttaggtcagggtgtgacatggggaatgtttgtgttttataggttttgggtggttatatggtaaagggggtgttgggtgtagtgtatgggtttgtgttgagtgcatgtgtctagcgttgtctatgttggtttagttgtctaggagagtctatggttgcctgaatgagttcccaattagagacagctgatttctgttgtctctgattgggagccatatttagggtagccataggctttcatgtgatgtgggtaattgtctatgttatacgtttgtagcctgtatgtgcacttcgttcttagcgtcacgatcgttttgttagtgtgtaagtgtttttgtttcgtttttgccttcgtattcattaaaaagaatatggcttattttcctactgctgcgttttggtccgtcaatcctccacacgatcgtgacagaattacccaccaatacaggaccaagcggcatgtaaagcggcaacaggacccacctacacaggattcttggacatgggaggagatactggatggtaaggggccgtgggcacaaccgggagaatatcgccttcctcgtgaagagctggaggcagctaaagccgagaggaggcgatatgaggaggcagcacggagacaaggctggaagcccatgagtacaacccaaaaatttcttggggggggccttaaagggagtgtggcgaagtcaggtaggaaacctgcgcctactccctgtacttaccgtggagagcgagagtacgggcagacaccgtgttacgcagtagagcgcaaggtgtctcctgtacacgtgcatagcccggttcggtacatttcagctccacgtatcggccgggctagactgagtgttgagccgtatgtcatgaagccggcccaacgcatctggtcaccagtgcgtctcctcgggcctgcgtacatggcaccagccttacgcatggtgtccccggttcgcctacataggccggtgcgggttattccacctccccgcactggtcaggtgacggggagcatacaaccaggtaaggttgggcaggctcggcgctcaagggagccagtacgcatgcacggtccggtatttccggcgccacctccccgcccctacccagtaccaccagtgcctcctccacgcactagccctatggtgcgtgtctccagccctttaccaccagtgcataaaccacgcaccaagcctcctgtgtgtccccagagtcctgtgcgtcctgttgctgctccccgcactagccctgagatgcgtgtccccagtccggtaccaccagttccggcaccacgcactaggcctaatgtgcgctcccagggtccagtatgccctgttcctgctccccgcactagccctgagatgcatgtccccagcccggtaccaccagtcccggcaccacgcaccaggcctacagtgcgcctcagccggcaagagtctgccgtctgcacagcgatgcctgaactgctcgtctacccagcgccatctgagccatccgtctacccagcgccatctgagccatccgtctacccagcgccatctgagccatccgtctacccagcgccatctgagccatccgtctacccagcgccatctgagccatccgtctacccagcgccatctgagccatccgtctacccagcgccatctgagccatccgtctgccccgagccgttagagccgcccgtctgtcccgagccgtcagagccgttcgtcagtcaggagccgctagagccattcgtcagtcaggagccgctagagccattcgtcagacaggatctgccagagccgccaaccagacaggatctgccagagccgccaaccagacaggatctgccagagccgccaaccagacaggatctgtcagagccgccaaccagacatgagcagccagatccgccagccagccatgagcagccagatccgtcagccagccatgagcagccagatccgtcagccagccatgagcagccagatccgtcagccagccatgagcagccagatccgtcagccagccatgagcagccagatccgtcagccagccatgagcagccagatccgtcagccagccatgagcagccagatccgtcagccagccatgagcagccagatccgtcagccagccatgagcagccagatccgtcagccagccatgagcagccagatctgtcagccagccatgggccgtcccgcagtccggagctgcagtccctcagtccggagctgccgttcctcagtccggagctgccccttatcctaaagctctcccttatcctggtgctgccccttaccctggtactgccccttagtccagagctgccccttagtccggagctgccccttagtccggagctgccccttagtccggaactgccccttaattcagtggggttaatgtggaggggggtcatttggaggaagctaaggaggcggttagtgactatggtggggtgggtaccacgaccagtgccggagccgccaccgtggaaggaagcccacccagaccctcccctagactgtgtaatggtg
Proteins encoded:
- the LOC129842520 gene encoding G-protein coupled receptor 183-A-like — protein: MEDPLIPYPSLNTTSLPTALNPMNNSTVTDLMTNATVKPFSVFNGCEENVSGILFDLSVQTFNVFLGLPANILVMVILFRNRKEPSSSDIFLGCLAFMDAYFGIMVPFSYLNIYYWNSKDVWSALMFSFGVKDTSGPLFLSCICLDRFVAVLFPLSYGQLKDTKYRVFLSAVVLGLTFTYASAKTIGGLHNFEKVFTGTILATFGWMVLCNGAILVALKRSSGSGKDDMHPMKKKAFKMVMSVLSIIVFNYLPPVALFPFQDHYPLDTFRCLVQPVGYAFINISSSIQPIIYLSRLEKIPFLPEAWNKRGSSSKVKDKEVKVETVSPA